One Legionella lansingensis genomic region harbors:
- the wrbA gene encoding NAD(P)H:quinone oxidoreductase, giving the protein MTKPYVLVLYYSRHGATAQLAQYIARGIEGIGSMEARLRTVPPVSATCEAVDELVPEHGAPYVTLDDLRDCQGLALGSPTRFGNMASPLKYFLDMTTPLWLAGDLVDKPACVFSSSASMHGGQETTLTSMMLPLLHHGMLIIGLPYTEASLSTTRTGGTPYGVTHVAGMSNENPISQDEMILAKQLGKRLGRIATQLYVNRP; this is encoded by the coding sequence ATGACTAAACCCTATGTTCTTGTTCTTTATTATTCTCGTCATGGAGCCACAGCCCAACTTGCCCAATATATAGCTCGCGGCATAGAAGGTATTGGCAGTATGGAGGCACGATTAAGAACAGTCCCACCTGTTTCGGCGACCTGTGAAGCTGTTGATGAACTTGTCCCTGAGCATGGAGCACCTTATGTCACCTTGGACGATCTTCGTGATTGTCAAGGGCTCGCTCTAGGTAGCCCAACGCGCTTTGGTAACATGGCATCTCCTCTAAAATATTTTTTGGATATGACAACGCCACTGTGGTTGGCTGGTGATTTGGTTGATAAGCCTGCGTGCGTTTTTTCTTCATCTGCTTCTATGCATGGAGGACAGGAGACTACTCTAACGAGTATGATGTTACCCTTGCTGCATCATGGGATGCTCATTATTGGATTGCCTTATACTGAAGCGAGTCTAAGCACAACGCGGACGGGTGGTACTCCCTATGGGGTTACCCATGTGGCTGGTATGTCTAACGAAAATCCTATCAGTCAGGATGAAATGATTTTGGCAAAACAATTG